From the genome of Salmonella enterica subsp. houtenae serovar Houten:
ATGGGCGACGCCGCCAGCCATATCATCTTTGATAATGTCATGTTATATATGATGTTTTTTTATACCGATATTTTTGGTATCCCCGCAGGTTTTGTCGGCACCATGTTTTTACTGGCGCGTGCGCTGGATGCTATCTCAGATCCCTGTATGGGGTTGCTGGCCGACCGTACCCGCTCTCGTTGGGGTAAGTTCCGGCCCTGGGTGCTGTTTGGCGCACTGCCATTTGGCATCGTCTGTGTGCTGGCCTACAGCACGCCGGATCTCAGTCTGAACGGTAAAATGATTTATGCCGCCATCACCTATACGCTCCTGACCCTGCTGTATACCGTGGTCAACATCCCTTATTGCGCCCTGGGCGGCGTAATCACCAATGACCCGACACAGCGTATCTCCCTGCAATCCTGGCGCTTTGTGCTGGCAACGGCGGGCGGAATGCTCTCTACCGTACTGATGATGCCGCTGGTGAAACTGATTGGCGGCGAGGATAAGGCGCTGGGCTTCCAGGGGGGCATTGCGGTGCTCTCGGTGGTGGCGTTCCTGATGCTGGCGTTCTGCTTTTTCACCACCAAAGAGCGCGTGGAAGCGCCCGCGACGCAGACCTCCATGCGTGAAGACCTGCGTGACATCTGGCACAACGACCAGTGGCGCATCGTTGGCCTGCTCACCATCCTGAATATTCTGGCGGTCTGCGTGCGCGGCGGGGCGATGATGTATTACGTCACCTGGATTTTAGGGAAGCCGGAAGTGTTTGTCGCCTTCCTCACTACTTACTGCGTAGGCAACCTGATTGGCTCGGCGCTGGCAAAACCGCTTACCGACTGGAAATGCAAAGTGAGCGTTTTCTGGTGGACCAACGCCTTGCTCGCAATCATCAGCGTGGCGATGTTCTTCGTGCCGATGCACGCCACTCTCATGATGTTTATTTTCATCTTCGTGATTGGCGTGTTGCACCAGTTGGTAACGCCTATCCAGTGGGTAATGATGTCTGACACTGTCGACTACGGCGAATGGTGCAACGGCAAACGCCTGACGGGAATCAGCTTTGCCGGCACGCTGTTTGTGCTCAAGTTGGGCCTTGCCCTGGGAGGGGCGCTGATTGGCTGGATGCTGGCCGGAGGCGGCTACGACGCGGCGGCGAAAACGCAAAACAGTGTTACGATCAACATCATCATCGCTCTGTTCACTCTCGTCCCGGCCATTTGTTATCTACTGAGCGCCGCGATTGCCCAACGCTACTACACCCTGAAAAGCCCATTCCTGAAAACCATTCTGGAACAACTGGCGCAGGGCGTACACCGCAACGAACAACAATTTACGCGTAAAGAAATTCAGAACTAAAGGAACAGATCATGAAAATTAGCGACGGAAACTGGCTGATCCAGCCTGGCCTTACTCTCGTTCATCCGATTCAGGTGTTCGACGTGGAACAGCAGGGTAATGAGATGGTGGTCTATGCCGCGCCGCGCGACGTGCGCGAACGGACCTGGCAACTGGATACCCCGTTGTTTACCCTGCGCTTTTTCTCGCCGCAGGAAGGAGTGATAGGTGTACGGATGGAACACTTCCAGGGCGCTTTGGATAATGGCCCGCATTATCCGCTCAATGTTTTGCAGGATATTAAGGTGGAGATGCAGAACAACGCCGAATTTGCCGAACTCAAGAGCGGCAGCCTGAGCGTGCGCGTCACCAAAGGCGAGTTCTGGTCACTGGATTTTCTGCGCAACGGTGTACGTATCACCGGCAGTCAACTGAAAAATAACGGTTATGTACAGGACGCCAACAGCGGTCGCAACTATATGTTCGAACGTCTCGATTTGGGGGTAGGAGAAACCGTCTACGGGCTGGGAGAACGCTTTACCGCGCTGGTACGTAACGGTCAAACGGTCGAAACCTGGAACCGCGACGGCGGCACCAGTACTGAACAATCCTATAAGAATATCCCATTTTATCTGACCAATCGTGGCTATGGCGTGCTGGTAAATCATCCGCAGTGCGTGTCGTTTGAAATCGGCTCTGAGAAAGTCTCCAAAGCGCAGTTCAGCGTCGAGGGAGAATATCTGGAATACTTCGTCATCGACGGCCCGACGCCAAAAGAGGTGCTTAACCGCTACACCCGCTTCACTGGTCGTCCGGCATTGCCGCCAGCCTGGTCGTTTGGTCTGTGGCTGACCACCTCGTTTACCACCAACTATGATGAAGCGACGGTGAATAGCTTTATTGACGGCATGGCTGTGCGCAATTTGCCGCTGCATGTCTTTCACTTCGATTGTTTCTGGATGAAAGCCTTCCAGTGGTGTGATTTTGAGTGGGATCCGGCGACCTTTCCCGATCCAGAAGGCATGATCCGCCGACTAAAGGCGAAGGGGCTTAAGGTCTGCGTGTGGATAAACCCCTATATTGGGCAAAAGTCTCCCGTCTTCCAGGAGTTGAAAGAAAAGGGGTATTTGCTTAAACGTCCGGATGGTTCTCTTTGGCAGTGGGACAAATGGCAGCCCGGTTTGGCGATTTATGACTTTACCAATCCGGAAACCTGTCAGTGGTATGCCAACAAGCTGAAAGGGCTGGTGGATATCGGTGTGGACTGCTTCAAGACTGACTTTGGCGAGCGTATCCCGACGGACGTGAAGTGGTTCGATGGCGCCGACCCGCAGAAAATGCATAACCACTACGCCTATATCTACAATGAACTGGTGTGGAACGTGCTGAAAGAAACGGTAGGCGTTGAAGAGGCGGTGCTGTTTGCCCGTTCCGCCTCGGTGGGCGCGCAACAGTTCCCGGTGCACTGGGGCGGCGACTGTTACGCCAACTACGAATCGATGGCGGAAAGCCTGCGCGGCGGGCTATCTATCGGCCTGTCTGGTTTTGGTTTCTGGAGCCATGATATCGGCGGGTTTGAGAACACCGCGCCGGCGCATGTTTATAAACGCTGGTGTGCGTTCGGGCTGCTCTCCAGCCACAGTCGCCTGCATGGCAGCAAATCTTACCGTGTGCCGTGGGCCTATGACGAGGAGTCCTG
Proteins encoded in this window:
- the yicJ_1 gene encoding transporter, coding for MENEILSIKEKVGYGMGDAASHIIFDNVMLYMMFFYTDIFGIPAGFVGTMFLLARALDAISDPCMGLLADRTRSRWGKFRPWVLFGALPFGIVCVLAYSTPDLSLNGKMIYAAITYTLLTLLYTVVNIPYCALGGVITNDPTQRISLQSWRFVLATAGGMLSTVLMMPLVKLIGGEDKALGFQGGIAVLSVVAFLMLAFCFFTTKERVEAPATQTSMREDLRDIWHNDQWRIVGLLTILNILAVCVRGGAMMYYVTWILGKPEVFVAFLTTYCVGNLIGSALAKPLTDWKCKVSVFWWTNALLAIISVAMFFVPMHATLMMFIFIFVIGVLHQLVTPIQWVMMSDTVDYGEWCNGKRLTGISFAGTLFVLKLGLALGGALIGWMLAGGGYDAAAKTQNSVTINIIIALFTLVPAICYLLSAAIAQRYYTLKSPFLKTILEQLAQGVHRNEQQFTRKEIQN
- the yicI_1 gene encoding glycosyl hydrolase, translated to MKISDGNWLIQPGLTLVHPIQVFDVEQQGNEMVVYAAPRDVRERTWQLDTPLFTLRFFSPQEGVIGVRMEHFQGALDNGPHYPLNVLQDIKVEMQNNAEFAELKSGSLSVRVTKGEFWSLDFLRNGVRITGSQLKNNGYVQDANSGRNYMFERLDLGVGETVYGLGERFTALVRNGQTVETWNRDGGTSTEQSYKNIPFYLTNRGYGVLVNHPQCVSFEIGSEKVSKAQFSVEGEYLEYFVIDGPTPKEVLNRYTRFTGRPALPPAWSFGLWLTTSFTTNYDEATVNSFIDGMAVRNLPLHVFHFDCFWMKAFQWCDFEWDPATFPDPEGMIRRLKAKGLKVCVWINPYIGQKSPVFQELKEKGYLLKRPDGSLWQWDKWQPGLAIYDFTNPETCQWYANKLKGLVDIGVDCFKTDFGERIPTDVKWFDGADPQKMHNHYAYIYNELVWNVLKETVGVEEAVLFARSASVGAQQFPVHWGGDCYANYESMAESLRGGLSIGLSGFGFWSHDIGGFENTAPAHVYKRWCAFGLLSSHSRLHGSKSYRVPWAYDEESCDVVRYFTEQKCRMMPYLYRQAARANAQGTPMMRAMMLEFPDDPACDYLDRQYMLGDAVMVAPVFSEAGDVEFYLPEGRWTHLWRNDEVQGSRWHKQQHDFLSLPVYVRDNTLLALGNNSQKPDYAWHEGTAFQLFHLEDGCEAVCEVPAADGSTIFTLRAKRSGDTITVSGEGEARNWTLCLRNIAQIRGIKGGSQAKSELGVVVTPQGNEVVITL